Proteins from a single region of Pseudomonas phenolilytica:
- a CDS encoding SgcJ/EcaC family oxidoreductase, with amino-acid sequence MKYALSLIISTAALLPFTVQAADDACPSTSENDIAALFTQWNEDLRSGDPKRVVQRYATDSLLLPTLSNTPRETAEGKEDYFSHFMAKRPDGRIDSRMIRIDCRTALDTGLYTFRFGDGSAVQARYTFTYRWDPQQARWLISSHHSSAMPERAATTP; translated from the coding sequence ATGAAATACGCCCTCTCCCTGATCATCTCCACGGCGGCACTGCTGCCATTCACCGTGCAGGCCGCCGACGATGCCTGTCCGAGCACCAGCGAGAACGATATCGCCGCACTGTTCACGCAATGGAACGAAGACCTGCGCAGCGGCGATCCCAAGCGAGTAGTCCAACGTTATGCGACCGACTCGCTGCTGCTGCCGACCTTGTCGAATACCCCACGCGAAACCGCGGAGGGCAAGGAAGACTACTTCTCGCACTTCATGGCCAAGCGTCCGGACGGGCGCATCGACTCGCGCATGATCCGCATCGACTGCCGCACCGCGCTGGATACCGGGCTCTACACCTTCCGCTTCGGTGATGGTTCGGCGGTGCAGGCACGCTATACCTTCACCTACCGATGGGATCCGCAGCAGGCGCGCTGGCTGATCAGCAGTCATCACTCGTCGGCAATGCCCGAGCGTGCCGCGACGACACCCTGA
- a CDS encoding SDR family oxidoreductase: MSQPIRFEDKVVIVTGAGGGLGRAHALLFARHGARVLVNDLGGTAEGEGASSSAADRVVEEIRQAGGTAVANHDSVTDGERIVEQALDSFGRVDVVVNNAGILRDRTFHKMEDADWDLVYRVHVEGAYKVTRAAWPLMREQDHGRVIFTASTSGIYGNFGQANYGMAKLGLYGLTRTLALEGRKSNILVNAIAPTGGTRMTEGLIPPQVFEQLKPELVSPLVVYLASEQCQDSGGLFEVGGGWMGKVRWERSLGVGFDPRTGFAAEDVASNWSRICDFHEAAHPADNLEALREMMANLQKYAG; this comes from the coding sequence ATGTCGCAACCCATTCGTTTTGAAGACAAGGTGGTCATCGTGACCGGAGCCGGTGGCGGCCTGGGGCGCGCCCACGCGCTGCTGTTCGCCCGGCACGGCGCGCGGGTGCTGGTCAACGATCTGGGCGGGACTGCTGAGGGCGAGGGTGCCAGCAGCTCCGCCGCAGACCGGGTCGTCGAGGAGATCCGCCAGGCCGGCGGTACCGCTGTGGCCAACCATGACTCGGTGACCGACGGCGAGCGTATCGTCGAGCAGGCGCTGGATAGCTTCGGGCGTGTCGACGTGGTGGTGAACAACGCCGGCATCCTGCGTGATCGCACGTTCCACAAGATGGAGGATGCCGACTGGGATCTGGTCTACCGCGTGCACGTCGAGGGCGCCTACAAGGTCACGCGCGCCGCCTGGCCGCTGATGCGCGAGCAAGACCACGGGCGGGTGATCTTCACCGCGTCCACCTCCGGCATCTACGGCAACTTCGGTCAGGCCAACTACGGCATGGCCAAGCTCGGCCTCTATGGCCTGACCCGCACGCTGGCGCTGGAAGGACGCAAGAGCAACATCCTGGTCAACGCCATCGCGCCGACCGGGGGCACGCGGATGACCGAGGGGCTGATTCCGCCGCAGGTGTTCGAGCAGCTCAAGCCCGAGCTGGTAAGCCCGCTGGTGGTGTATCTCGCCAGCGAGCAATGCCAGGACAGTGGTGGGTTGTTCGAGGTTGGCGGTGGCTGGATGGGCAAGGTGCGCTGGGAGCGCAGCCTGGGCGTCGGCTTCGATCCGCGCACCGGTTTCGCGGCAGAGGACGTCGCCTCCAACTGGTCGCGCATCTGCGACTTTCACGAGGCAGCGCACCCAGCGGACAACCTCGAGGCGCTGCGGGAAATGATGGCCAACCTGCAGAAGTACGCCGGCTGA
- the dauA gene encoding C4-dicarboxylic acid transporter DauA — protein sequence MNLPPLFAAWRQTLRLGYGPTQLRGDLSAGLTVGIIAIPLAMALAIAVGAPPQHGLYTVLIAAPLIALTGGSRFNVSGPTAAFVVILLPITQQFGVGGLLLCTMLAGLILIALGVLRAGRLIAFIPYPVTLGFTAGIGIVIATLQVKDLFGLTLSEQPQHYVDQVVLLARSLPGAQIGDGLVAIVCLAVLILWPRWVPRVPGHLVALTIGALVGLALESSGLAVATLGERFSYELDGIRHPGIPPLLPDFTWPWLLPGADGQPLQLTYELFRQLLAPAFAIAMLGAIESLLCAVIADGMTGSSHEPNGELIGQGLGNLIAPLFGGITATAAIARSAANIRAGAFSPLAAIIHAGVVLVAILWLAPLFSYLPMAALAALLLMVAWNMSEAPHVVHVLRIAPRSDVLVLLTCLVLTVLFDMVLAVGVGLLLAAGLFIKRMSELTDTGQLSRDQRRVLADLPEHVAAYAIRGPLFFGAAEKALGALRRFNPDVRVVIVDISAVPMLDMTALAALENVLVDYRRLGVTLILSGSNARVRLKLRRAGIHRLPGRLLYVRDLTQAREKALRLLQDEDKPLPQPA from the coding sequence ATGAACCTACCGCCTCTATTCGCCGCCTGGCGTCAGACGCTGCGCCTGGGTTACGGCCCGACGCAGCTGCGTGGCGATCTCAGCGCCGGCCTGACCGTCGGCATCATCGCCATTCCGCTGGCGATGGCGCTGGCGATCGCGGTTGGCGCGCCGCCGCAGCACGGCCTGTACACGGTGTTGATAGCCGCGCCGCTGATCGCGCTGACCGGAGGTTCGCGCTTCAACGTCAGCGGTCCGACCGCCGCGTTCGTGGTGATCCTGCTGCCGATCACCCAGCAGTTCGGCGTCGGCGGCCTGCTGCTGTGCACCATGCTCGCCGGGCTGATTCTGATCGCGCTCGGTGTGCTGCGCGCCGGCCGGCTGATCGCTTTCATTCCTTATCCGGTCACCTTGGGCTTTACCGCCGGCATCGGCATCGTCATCGCCACACTGCAAGTCAAGGACCTGTTCGGCCTGACGCTTAGCGAACAGCCCCAACACTACGTCGACCAGGTCGTCCTGCTGGCGCGCTCGCTGCCGGGGGCGCAGATAGGTGATGGGCTGGTCGCTATCGTCTGCCTGGCTGTTCTGATTCTCTGGCCACGCTGGGTGCCGCGCGTGCCCGGCCATCTGGTCGCACTGACGATCGGCGCACTGGTCGGCCTCGCCCTGGAATCGTCCGGCCTGGCGGTCGCTACCTTGGGCGAACGTTTCAGCTATGAGCTCGATGGCATCCGTCATCCGGGCATCCCGCCGCTGCTGCCGGACTTCACCTGGCCGTGGCTGCTCCCGGGCGCGGACGGCCAGCCGCTGCAGTTGACTTACGAGCTGTTCCGCCAGTTGCTCGCACCGGCGTTCGCTATCGCCATGCTGGGCGCCATCGAATCGCTGCTCTGCGCGGTGATCGCCGATGGCATGACCGGCAGTAGCCATGAACCCAATGGCGAACTGATCGGCCAGGGCCTGGGCAATCTGATCGCCCCGCTGTTCGGCGGCATCACCGCCACTGCCGCCATTGCACGCAGCGCCGCCAACATCCGCGCCGGCGCCTTCTCGCCATTGGCGGCGATCATCCATGCGGGCGTGGTGCTGGTCGCGATTCTCTGGCTGGCACCGCTATTCAGCTATCTGCCGATGGCGGCGCTGGCGGCGCTGCTGCTGATGGTGGCGTGGAACATGAGCGAAGCGCCGCACGTTGTGCATGTGCTGCGCATCGCGCCGCGCAGCGACGTGCTGGTGCTGCTGACCTGCCTGGTGCTGACCGTGCTGTTCGACATGGTACTGGCGGTGGGCGTTGGCCTGCTGCTGGCCGCGGGGCTGTTCATCAAACGCATGAGCGAGCTGACCGACACCGGTCAACTGTCACGCGATCAGCGTCGCGTCCTGGCCGACCTGCCGGAGCACGTGGCGGCCTATGCCATCCGCGGTCCGCTGTTCTTCGGCGCCGCGGAAAAGGCATTGGGCGCACTGCGCCGCTTCAATCCCGACGTGCGGGTGGTCATCGTCGACATCAGCGCCGTGCCCATGCTGGACATGACCGCCCTGGCGGCGCTGGAGAACGTGCTGGTGGATTACCGGCGGCTCGGCGTCACGCTGATTCTCAGCGGCAGCAATGCGCGCGTGCGGCTGAAGCTGCGGCGTGCCGGCATCCACCGGTTGCCGGGTCGCCTGCTATACGTACGCGATCTGACCCAGGCGCGGGAAAAGGCCCTGCGTCTGCTGCAGGACGAAGACAAACCGCTGCCGCAGCCGGCCTGA
- a CDS encoding PA4642 family protein, translating to MRKDKKQVIGEEIGDEAIKLFLLPEPADDTPPSLHKLIKAYRGLRIDDFERYIGFFQAAGYDLGARDAKGRDFIELVADQHQARPYIEVIEAALG from the coding sequence ATGCGTAAAGACAAGAAGCAGGTGATTGGCGAGGAGATCGGCGACGAAGCGATCAAACTGTTTCTTCTGCCGGAACCGGCTGACGATACGCCGCCGTCGCTGCACAAACTGATCAAGGCCTATCGCGGGCTGCGCATCGATGACTTCGAGCGCTACATCGGTTTCTTCCAGGCCGCCGGCTACGACCTCGGCGCACGTGACGCCAAGGGGCGGGATTTCATCGAGCTGGTCGCCGATCAGCATCAGGCGCGGCCATACATCGAGGTGATCGAAGCGGCTCTCGGCTGA
- a CDS encoding PQQ-dependent sugar dehydrogenase, giving the protein MPAARPCLIATSLALALGGCGDTAKTPVEAGYGPDPALPAPNKTLLPTVNIAPAKGWPEGGKPQAAPGLEVAAFADDLKHPRWIHVLPNGDVLVAEADAPPKPEGSQGIRGWIMNKVMARAGSRTPSANRITLLRDRDGDGRPEQRSVFLEGLNSPFGMALVDDQLYVANTDALLRFPYREGATRLELAAGEKVVDLPAGPINHHWTKNVIASRDGTRLYVTSGSNSNVAENGMQAEENRAAILEVDPQAKTLRLFASGLRNPNGLAWQPDSGQLWTTVNERDEIGSDLVPDYMTSVQEGGFYGWPYSYYGQHVDKRVEPPRPDLVAKAIVPDYALGAHTASLGLAFYEGDLLPGRYAKGAFVGQHGSWNRKPLSGYKVVFVPFRDGRPAGPAEDVLTGFVNPDGDAQGRPVGVAIDRSGALLVADDVGNRVWRVTPTPNQDTRAQPREGGSDAPR; this is encoded by the coding sequence ATGCCCGCTGCCCGCCCCTGTTTGATCGCCACCTCACTCGCCCTCGCCTTGGGCGGTTGCGGCGATACCGCGAAAACGCCAGTCGAAGCCGGCTATGGTCCTGATCCGGCGCTACCGGCTCCGAACAAGACGCTGCTGCCGACCGTCAACATCGCCCCGGCCAAAGGCTGGCCCGAAGGCGGCAAACCGCAGGCCGCGCCCGGATTGGAAGTCGCCGCGTTTGCCGACGACCTGAAGCATCCGCGCTGGATTCACGTGCTGCCCAATGGCGATGTTCTGGTTGCCGAAGCAGATGCTCCGCCCAAACCGGAAGGTAGCCAGGGCATCCGCGGCTGGATCATGAACAAGGTAATGGCCCGCGCCGGCTCGCGAACACCGAGCGCCAATCGCATCACCCTGCTGCGCGACCGCGACGGTGACGGCCGACCGGAACAGCGCAGCGTCTTTCTCGAAGGACTCAACTCGCCGTTCGGCATGGCACTGGTCGACGACCAGCTGTACGTCGCCAATACCGACGCCCTGCTGCGCTTTCCATACCGGGAAGGCGCCACGCGCCTGGAGCTGGCCGCTGGCGAGAAGGTCGTCGACCTCCCGGCAGGGCCGATCAACCACCATTGGACCAAGAATGTCATCGCCAGCCGGGATGGCACGCGGCTGTACGTCACCAGCGGCTCGAACAGCAATGTCGCGGAAAACGGCATGCAGGCTGAGGAAAACCGCGCAGCGATTCTCGAAGTCGATCCACAAGCCAAAACGCTGCGCCTGTTCGCTTCAGGGTTGCGCAATCCCAACGGGCTGGCCTGGCAGCCCGACAGCGGCCAGCTGTGGACTACCGTCAACGAGCGCGACGAGATCGGCAGCGATCTGGTTCCCGACTACATGACCTCGGTTCAGGAAGGCGGCTTCTACGGCTGGCCCTATAGCTATTACGGCCAGCACGTGGACAAGCGAGTCGAACCGCCGCGCCCGGACCTGGTCGCCAAGGCCATCGTGCCCGACTACGCACTGGGCGCGCATACCGCGTCGCTGGGTCTGGCCTTCTACGAGGGCGACCTGCTGCCCGGACGCTATGCCAAAGGCGCCTTCGTCGGACAGCACGGCTCTTGGAACCGCAAGCCGCTCAGCGGCTACAAGGTGGTCTTCGTGCCGTTTCGCGACGGCAGGCCCGCCGGTCCGGCCGAGGACGTGCTGACCGGTTTCGTCAACCCGGACGGCGACGCTCAGGGGCGTCCGGTCGGCGTCGCGATCGACCGCAGCGGCGCGCTGCTGGTGGCCGATGATGTCGGCAACCGTGTCTGGCGCGTAACCCCCACCCCCAATCAAGACACCCGCGCGCAACCGCGCGAAGGAGGTTCCGATGCCCCGCGGTGA
- a CDS encoding DUF5924 family protein, producing MRLKSRLALLIDRISALIRRFPGTVALFGFCSGVASFLLVERHAGLAKGIAVIMLVSWVWLTLEHSLRRSLKRWFGWQLPAPLLRYATQMVHQESLFFIIPFFAITTTWNSGQAVFTGLLGGAALISLIDPLYYRWLAPRRWVYLGFHAVTLFAVLLTALPIILHLSTPQSYQLALAVTVLLALPSLGSLFRQWSWRSLLGIAGLAVALAGAGWLGRTWVPPATLWLTDVAVTTHLDDRQRKPGKGLRQLSSAQLHATGLYAFTAINAPRGLKERIYHEWLHEGRQVDRIALDISGGREAGYRAWTHKRNFPPQSTGKWRVRVVTEAGQMIGMLRFEVSE from the coding sequence ATGCGCCTGAAATCCCGCCTGGCGCTGCTGATCGACCGAATCAGCGCGCTCATCCGCCGTTTCCCCGGCACCGTTGCGCTGTTCGGTTTCTGCTCGGGCGTGGCCAGTTTCCTGCTGGTCGAGCGCCATGCCGGGCTGGCCAAGGGCATCGCCGTCATCATGTTGGTGAGCTGGGTCTGGCTGACCCTCGAACACAGCCTGCGGCGCAGCCTGAAGCGCTGGTTCGGCTGGCAGTTGCCGGCGCCGCTGCTGCGCTATGCGACGCAGATGGTCCACCAGGAAAGCCTGTTCTTCATCATCCCGTTCTTCGCCATCACCACGACCTGGAACAGCGGGCAGGCGGTGTTCACCGGGCTGCTTGGCGGCGCGGCGCTGATCTCGTTGATCGATCCGCTGTACTACCGCTGGTTGGCGCCCCGCCGCTGGGTCTACCTGGGCTTTCATGCCGTGACGCTGTTCGCCGTGCTGCTCACCGCGCTACCGATCATCCTTCATCTGTCCACGCCACAGAGCTATCAGTTGGCGCTCGCCGTGACGGTGCTCTTGGCCTTGCCCAGCCTGGGCAGCCTGTTCCGCCAGTGGAGCTGGCGCAGCCTGCTTGGCATCGCCGGCCTGGCCGTCGCGCTCGCGGGCGCAGGCTGGCTCGGGCGCACCTGGGTGCCGCCGGCGACGCTGTGGCTCACCGATGTCGCCGTAACGACTCACCTGGACGACCGTCAGCGCAAGCCGGGCAAGGGTCTGCGCCAGCTCAGCAGCGCTCAATTGCACGCCACCGGCCTCTACGCCTTCACCGCGATCAATGCCCCGCGCGGGTTGAAAGAGCGCATTTACCACGAGTGGCTGCACGAAGGACGTCAGGTCGACCGCATCGCCCTGGACATCAGCGGCGGCCGCGAGGCCGGCTACCGCGCCTGGACGCACAAGCGCAACTTCCCGCCACAATCGACCGGCAAGTGGCGCGTACGGGTCGTGACGGAGGCGGGCCAGATGATCGGCATGCTGCGCTTCGAGGTCAGCGAATAG
- a CDS encoding MgtC/SapB family protein, whose protein sequence is MDWWDIVARTIAAEFADIPDLDEAVRIATRLLLAALLGGLLGYERELKRRAAGLRTHMLVALGAALFVLVPAHAGVEVSRVMQGIITGIGFLGAGTILKGTSIEDVQGLTTAANIWMTAAIGVAAGLGHEATAVLSTLLTLLVLLLMPSVERHAAHKRKDTPPS, encoded by the coding sequence ATGGACTGGTGGGACATCGTTGCCCGGACGATCGCCGCGGAATTCGCGGATATCCCCGATCTGGACGAGGCCGTGCGCATCGCCACGCGCCTGCTGCTCGCTGCCTTGCTGGGCGGCCTGCTCGGCTACGAACGCGAACTCAAACGCCGCGCCGCCGGCCTGCGCACGCACATGCTGGTGGCACTCGGTGCCGCACTGTTCGTACTGGTGCCGGCGCATGCCGGCGTGGAGGTTTCGCGGGTGATGCAGGGCATCATCACCGGTATCGGTTTTCTCGGCGCAGGGACCATCCTCAAGGGCACCTCCATCGAAGACGTGCAGGGGCTGACCACCGCCGCCAATATCTGGATGACGGCGGCCATCGGTGTCGCCGCCGGCCTCGGTCACGAGGCGACCGCAGTGCTGAGCACGTTGCTGACATTGCTGGTGCTGCTGCTCATGCCGTCGGTGGAACGTCACGCGGCACACAAGCGGAAAGACACGCCGCCGTCCTGA